The Dermacentor albipictus isolate Rhodes 1998 colony chromosome 2, USDA_Dalb.pri_finalv2, whole genome shotgun sequence genome has a segment encoding these proteins:
- the LOC135920433 gene encoding uncharacterized protein — MTKAGRKILDDLGIRRSNEVEMKLPVPEEVRRQTRIDPIPKNMNTEFNKGRRAVKAKALIYQNANDEHARYATVGDEEAAAVAVGRIGEYRLGTNASWDEYVERLEMFCEANKIAKEQQKRAVLLSSCGEEAYGLIVTLVKPARPTTATYDEIKTAVRKHLHPKPSELYARFLFYKRNQAAEESVADYVTALRKLAEDCGFGDVQLPLGIMMRDRFVCGLQNEAVHQRLLAEHDLTFKVAYDMAATAEATAKQQRDIRMHGRDEAKDCQGMIQATRTKQDATAEGSSSYRCNGKHAPHLCSFRKAACFKCKRVGHIARACRSKDESRAARKTPEQKRKVEKSKGVYEMSALFSLCEVNEQEQKFIVKVQIQGQVPVEVDSGASCSIVSEDTFRVIERNLGEIPL; from the exons atgactaaagccgggaggaagatactggacgacCTGGGAATTAGACGCTCGAacgaggtggagatgaagctccccgtacccgaagaggtccgacgccagaccagaatcgatcccataccgaagaacatgaataccgagttcaacaagggaagaagagcggtGAAGGCCAAGGCTCTCATCTACCAGaatgccaacgacgaacacgcgcg ATACGCAACAGTTGGCGACGAAGAAGCGGCGGCGGTGGCCGTCGGCAGGATCGGCGAGTATCGCCTGGGCACAAACGCGTCATGGGACGAATACGTCGAGAGGCTAGAAATGTTCTGCGAAGCTAACAAGATAGCGAAAGAACAACAGAAAAGAGCCGTCCTGCTGAGTTCTTGCGGCGAAGAAGCGTACGGGCTCATCGTGACTCTGGTGAAGCCAGCAAGACCGACAACAGCAACCTACGATGAAATTAAGACGGCGGTTCGCAAGCACCTGCATCCAAAGCCTTCAGAGCTATACGCAAGGTTTTTGTTCTACAAGAGAAACCAGGCTGCCGAGGAATCAGTTGCGGACTACGTCACGGCGCTTCGGAAGCTAGCCGAAGACTGCGGTTTTGGCGACGTGCAGCTCCCGTTGGGCATCATGATGCGAGATCGTTTCGTATGCGGCCTCCAAAATGAAGCAGTTCACCAGCGACTTCTCGCAGAACACGACCTTACGTTCAAAGTTGCGTACGACATGGCCGCGACCGCAGAAGCGACAGCCAAGCAACAACGAGACATACGGATGCACGGCCGAGACGAGGCGAAGGACTGCCAGGGCATGATACAAGCAACCCGCACGAAGCAAGACGCCACGGCAGAGGGATCTAGTAGCTACCGTTGCAACGGTAAGCACGCTCCGCATTTATGCAGTTTTAGAAAAGCGGCATGCTTCAAATGCAAAAGGGTTGGACATATTGCGAGGGCTTGTCGTTCAAAAGACGAAAGTAGAGCGGCCCGGAAGACGCCAGAGCAAAAGAGGAAAGTTGAAAAGAGCAAGGGCGTGTacgaaatgagtgcattgtttTCACTTTGCGAAGTGAATGAGCAAGAACAGAAGTTTATAGTTAAAGTACAGATACAAGGACAAGTCCCGGTGGAGGTTGATTCCGGAGCATCGTGCTCAATTGTGAGTGAAGATACATTTAGAGTAATCGAGAGAAATCTGGGTGAAATACCACTCTAA